TGCagagtagctacagtgtagccTAGctatggcaatggaaatctcAAGTCCCCGGCTGCCACATAAATATATGTAgccataaaacaataaaaatagtgcaaggaAAAACTGAATAgacataaaatagtgcaaaataatataaaggactCACATTTCTCCGTTGATGTACTCCAGTCTTTTTGTGACAGTGGCTTTGGCCTCATCCAGGTCTTGCTTCACTAATACTGGGCCAATGAGCTTATACACTGTGTTTGTGGTGTCCAGCAGATCTAGTTCCTGGAAAGGAAAAGATGAGATATGAAAATCTGTAAGGGCCAACACACAAAATTACCGGGCGAACTATTCTGACATCAGTGAATTAATAGTCCTGAGCAATAATGAGCAGTTTCTTACCTCTTTGACAATGTTGTTCTCTGCCAGCTGCGTCTCCAGCTTCTGTCTGGTTGACACGCTTTTGCTAACATCTAAACAACAGACAGTTATTAGTAAATTCTGTGAATATTACGCCATACATAGCTGTGTAAACGTATAGCAAATGTCTAACAAGTTAATTTAAGTATAGCTAGCTAGCGGTCCAAATATGGTCAGCTAGCTCCACACAACATGGCATGATGTGAGAAACCATGCATGCTAGCAAGCACTTACCTTTCTCCATCTGTCTAAATTTTTCTACTTCCGCTTTCAGTTTCTTCTGAATGGCCTctgccatgtttgtgtttggtcGGAAAACGTGCTTCAGACTgggtaaatatataaaagaggAATTGTTTAAGTAGCTAAATGTGATATGAGTTGAAAGCTCTGCGTTAGCTAACCGGAAAGGGCTGCGGCTAAGAGGATATGAGCTACAtcccttcaaagtaaaagctcACACTACATCATAGACGTATAGTGACAAACAAATAAGCACACATTGACACCAGAAATAACCGAACGAACATCAAAACCACCCTAAAGTGCATATATTTATTATTCGTGTAATTGAATGTTATTATCTTGGATTTCATCTATTGATGTTATTTGACCCTGTCATGGTTGCTGCTGTTTACGACATCATTTTACGACGTTGCTTTACGACACTGCACACAGTTCCTCATCGCTCTGGATCAAAATGGCCTCATCGTTTTGGAAAGGTGTTGTCGGCGTCGGACTCTTTGCCTTAGCTCATGCAGCTTTTTCAGCAGCACAGCGTAAGT
The DNA window shown above is from Eleginops maclovinus isolate JMC-PN-2008 ecotype Puerto Natales chromosome 23, JC_Emac_rtc_rv5, whole genome shotgun sequence and carries:
- the pfdn6 gene encoding prefoldin subunit 6, producing the protein MAEAIQKKLKAEVEKFRQMEKDVSKSVSTRQKLETQLAENNIVKEELDLLDTTNTVYKLIGPVLVKQDLDEAKATVTKRLEYINGEIQRYESLLKDLEKKSEQHRELLSSLQQEFQKAQGLSVGKA